A single window of Solenopsis invicta isolate M01_SB chromosome 3, UNIL_Sinv_3.0, whole genome shotgun sequence DNA harbors:
- the LOC120357262 gene encoding uncharacterized protein LOC120357262: MSSKSYEQKFRDAWLKDTELKDWLISVPSTVSNQAKCKICHALLNNHYSDLKRHNNSKKHKVNENIVFGKSQKKLVCKNIESIEEKHAEVKLALYVACHTSINAVDHLNEVCKIAFPGNTSNLRLHRSKCTCILNNVLAPYFQHNLITDIGSSTFSLIIDESTDISTQKYLVVAVHYSSLLLVVSLYIFVEEVYKNLVLSGVLEETI; this comes from the exons atGTCCTCTAAGTCATATGAACAAAAATTTAGAGATGCCTGGCTCAAAGACACAGAATTAAAAGATTGGCTTATTTCAGTGCCTAGTACTGTAAGTAATCAAGCTAAATGCAAAATATGCCATGCATTGTTAAATAATCACTACAGTGATCTCAAACGGCATAACAATTCAAAAAAACACAAAGTaaacgaaaatattgtttttggaaaatctcaaaaaaaacttgtttgcaaaaatatagAATCTATAGAAGAGAAACACGCAGAAGTTAAATTGGCACTTTATGTAGCTTGTCACACATCAATAAATGCGGTAGATCATCTAAACGAAGTATGCAAGATAGCATTTCCTGGAAATACATCGAATCTTCGTCTTCATAGGAGCAAATGCACCTGTATTTTGAATAATGTGCTAGCACCATATtttcaacataatttaattacggATATTGGATCTTCTACCTTTAGTTTAATTATCGACGAATCTACAGATATTTCAACTCAaaaatatttag TGGTTGCAGTTCATTATTCATCATTACTATTGGTAGTATCGCTTTATATCTTCGTTGAAgaagtttataaaaatctagTGCTTTCTGGTGTATTGGAAGAGACAATCTAG